The following are encoded in a window of Sminthopsis crassicaudata isolate SCR6 chromosome 3, ASM4859323v1, whole genome shotgun sequence genomic DNA:
- the LOC141564688 gene encoding uncharacterized protein LOC141564688 has product MNETALKPSVSVEESCQQRFKSDTPCDLSLSEICDSGIKIEKNQNSHYEFDKDAKDFKQYSVLIELKKMTSENDSFQYCEDGECVNDKISLIQSYEMPSQEQLYQGIQQEMDISLSSDIIRHQESYSGEMVYIANESDKTSSHNSKLIDPQNTAGKPYECNQCRKSFTKRSTLTMHQRIHTGKKIYDCNQCGKAFLDRANLENHLRIHTGEKSYECNQCGKTFRRSSGLFTHQKIHTVQKPYECDQCGKTFTQNSQILMHQKIHTGEKPYICSHCGKTFRQIAVLSKHQRIHAAKKTYECNHCGKNFTKRSGLINHLRIHTGEKPYGCSHCGKAFAEKSNLTVHQRIHTREKSYACDQYGKAFPENIILGQDQRIHTEGKLHNCNQCEKTFKKRSSLREHQRIHTGEKPYECNQCGKTFISSSCLAKHRKSHSGEKIYGCAQCGKAFPYRANLANHLRIHTGEKPYGCSQCGKAFTEKSNLAVHQRIHTGEKPYECNQCGKAFTEKCNLTVHKRIHTGEKPYVCNQCGKAFTQNIILAQHQRIHTGEKPYGCNQCGKTFRTRSGLHVHQRIHTEEKLHDCNQCGKIFKKRSSLHEHQRIHTGEKYECNQCGQTFLSSTCLAKHCNIHIGEKIYECSQCGKALRCSFELAKHWEILHGEISPECQECGKVFHEHASLIAHQRTHSREKSNECYQCGKAFTQNSKLAVHLRIHTGEKPFKCTQCGKAFPYKASLANHLRIHTGEKPYGCNQCGKAFTEKSNLAVHQRIHTGEKPYECNECGKAFRMRTILVEHQRIHTGEKPYKCSQCEKAFPYKANLANHLRIHIGEKPYQCPHCEKAFPYKTSLANHLRIHNGEKPYKCTQCGKSFTEKSNLAVHERIHIGEKPYVCNQCGKAFKMRTILVEHQRIHTGEKPYKCNQCGKAFPYKANLANHLRIHVGKKLYECSQCGKTFRMRTILVEHQRIHTGEKPFECNQCGKTFRSSSWLDKHKKIHTGEKLYEYDQCDETF; this is encoded by the coding sequence ATGAATGAGACTGCTTTGAAGCCAAGCGTTTCTGTGGaagaatcttgccagcaaagATTCAAAAGTGATACTCCCTGTGACTTGAGTTTGAGCGAAATCTGTGACTCGGGCATTAAgatagagaaaaatcaaaacagtcACTATGAATTTGATAAAGATGCAAAGGATTTCAAACAATATTCTGTACTAATTGAACTTAAGAAAATGACCTCAGAGAATGACTCTTTTCAGTATTGTGAAGATGGTGAATGTGTTAATGACAAGATCAGTCTTATTCAATCTTATGAGATGCCCTCTCAAGAGCAATTGTATCAAGGTATTCAACAGGAAATGGACATTAGTTTGAGTTCAGACATCATAAGACATCAGGAAAGTTATAGTGGAGAAATGGTTTACATAGCGAATGAAAGTGATAAGACTTCCAGCCACAACTCAAAGCTCATTGACCCTCAGAATACTGCTgggaaaccttatgaatgtaatcaatgtagAAAGTCTTTTACAAAAAGGTCTACTCTTACTatgcatcagagaatccacactggaaagaaaatttatgattgtaatcagtgtggaaaggctttcctAGATAGGGCAAATCTTGAAAACCATCtgagaatccacacaggagagaaatcttatgaatgtaatcaatgtggaaagactttcagacGGAGCTCTGGTCTCTTTACACATCAGAAAATTCACACTGtacaaaaaccttatgaatgtgatCAATGTGGAAAAACTTTCACTCAGAATTCCCAAATTTTGATGCATCAaaaaattcacactggagagaaaccttatataTGTAGTCattgtggaaagactttcagacAAATTGCTGTTCTTtctaaacatcagagaatccacgcTGCAAAGAAAACTTATGAATGTAATCATTGTGGAAAGAATTTCACAAAAAGATCTGGCCTTATTAACCATttgagaattcacactggagaaaaaccttatggaTGTAGTCACTGTGGAAAGGCTTTTGCAGAGAAATCCaatcttactgtacatcagagaatccacactcgAGAAAAATCTTATGCATGTGATCAATATGGAAAGGCTTTCCCTGAGAACATCATTCTTGGTCAAGATCAAAGAATTCACACTGAAGGGAAACTTCACAATTGTAATCAATGTGAAAAGACTTTCAAAAAAAGATCGAGTCTTCGTGAACATCAgaggattcacactggagagaaaccttatgaatgtaatcaatgtggaaagactttcatatcCAGCTCCTGTCTTGCTAAACATCGGAAAAGCCACAGTGGTGAGAAAATTTATGGATGTgctcagtgtggaaaggctttcccATATAGGGCCAATCTTGCTAACCATTtgagaatccacacaggagagaaaccttatggaTGTagtcagtgtggaaaggctttcacagaGAAATCCAATCttgctgtacatcagagaatccacactggagagaaaccttatgaatgtaatcagtgtggaaaggcttttacagaaAAATGCAATCTTACTGTACATAAGAGGATCCACACGGGAGAGAAACCTTATGTATgcaatcagtgtggaaaggctttcacacaaAATATCATTCTTgctcaacatcagagaatccacactggagagaaaccatatggATGTAACCAATGTGGGAAGACTTTTAGAACAAGATCTGGTCTTCATGTCCATCAAAGAATTCACACTGAAGAGAAACTTCATGattgtaatcagtgtggaaagattttcaaaaaaagatcAAGTCTTcatgaacatcagagaattcatactggagagaaatatgaatgtaatcagtgtggacaGACTTTCCTGTCAAGCACATGTCTTGCTAAACATTGTAACATCCACATTGGTGAAAAAATTTATGAATGTagtcaatgtggaaaggctttgagATGCAGTTTTGAACTTGCTAAACATTGGGAAATTCTCCATGGAGAGATATCTCCTGAGTGTCAGGAATGTGGTAAAGTTTTTCATGAACATGCTTCTCTTATTGCACATCAGAGAACCCACTCTAGAGAGAAGAGTAACGAATGttatcagtgtggaaaggctttcacgcAGAACTCCAAACTAGCTGTACACctgagaatccacactggagagaaaccttttaaatgcaCTCAGTGTGGAAAGGCATTCCCATATAAGGCCAGTCTTGCTAATCATttgagaatccacactggagaaaaaccttatggatgtaatcaatgtggaaaggctttcacagaGAAATCCAATCTTGCTGTACATCAgcgaatccacactggagagaaaccttatgaatgcaatgaatgtggaaaggcttttagaatgAGAACCATTCTTGTTGAACATcaaagaattcacactggagagaaaccttataaatgtagtCAGTGTGAAAAGGCTTTCCCATATAAGGCCAATCTTGCTAACCATTTAAGAATCCAcattggagagaaaccttatcAATGTCCTCACTGTGAAAAGGCTTTCCCATATAAGACCAGTCTTGCTAACCATTTGAGAATCCATAATGGAGAAAAACCTTACAAATGTACTCAGTGTGGAAAGTCTTTTACAGAGAAATCCAATCTTGCTGTACATGAGAGAATTCACATTGGAGAAAAGCCTTATGTAtgcaatcaatgtggaaaggcttttaaaatgAGAACCATTCTTgttgaacatcagagaattcacactggagagaaaccttataaatgtaatcaatgtggaaaggctttcccATATAAGGCCAATCTTGCTAACCATTTAAGAATCCATGTTGGAAAGAAACTTTATGAATGTagtcaatgtggaaagactttcagaaTGAGAACCATTCTTGTTgagcatcagagaattcacacaggagagaaaccttttgaatgtaatcaatgtggaaaaacTTTCAGATCCAGCTCCTGGCTTGATAAACACAAaaaaatccacactggagagaaactgTATGAATATGACCAATGTGATGAAACCTTTTAA